GGGCGAAGACGCGGCGATCGCGGGCGATGTCGGCTTCCTGAAGTTCTTTATCGAGGAATGCGCGCTGGACGTTCACTACTACAACGAAGAAATGCTGCGCACGGCGGTCAAGAACGGCCGCGAAGATGCCGTCAAATACCTGCTGTCGAAAGATGCCGACGCTGCGGTCTGGAGCAACGAACCGGTGCGCGATGCCGCCGAAAGCGGCAACCTGCCGATCGTAAAAATACTGCTGGATGCCGGCGCCGACATCAACGCGCATAACTATGGCGGCTCTGTGCTGAGCAAGGCCGTGCAATCCGGCAACCTCGCGCTGGTCGAATTCCTGCTCGATAAAGGCGCGGATATGCAGGCCCACGAATATTCGGGCTTTATCGAAGCGGCGCGTTCCGGCGCGCCCGAAATGCTGCAGCTGTTCCTTGACCGCAAGATCGATGCCAACGCCCATAACGGCGAGGCGTTTGTGGCAGCGCTCGCGAACAAGAATTTCGACACCGCGTCGCTGCTGCTGGCGCATGGCGCCGATATCAACGCTCAGAACGGCAGGGCCCTGCGCGACGCCGCGCGCGACAACGAACAGGAAACCGCCGAATACCTTTTGCAGCATCGCGCCAATCCCAATGTCCATGAATACCGCGAAACCCCGCTGGTGCATGCCGTGCGCCGTCATCACGGCGACATGGTGAAGCTGCTGATGAAATACGGCGCGGACCATACCGTTCTGCAAAGCGAAGCCTGGACGGTCGCCCGCCGCGAGCGCAATTCCGGCATGGTGCGCGCGATCGTCGAGGGGTATCGCGGCCAGCTGGCGGATACGCGGCTGAAAAAATTCGACGAATTCAACCGCACCTTCCCTGCCGCCTACACCATCGACGACCTGCGCAACACGAAAGGCCCGTCGGGCGACACCGGCCTGCTGATCGCGGCGCAGACCGGCAAGTTTGCCGACCTTGTCGGCCGCGCGACATCCGGCAGGCTCACGGGCGACGACCTGTTCCATCCCGACGACCGCATCGACATGGTGTTTTCGCATCTGGCGCAGCACAAGGCGCTGCAGGATTTCTTCCATCCGTCTTTCTGGGCCGACCGCGTGTACGAAGTGAAGGAAGTGGTCGCGATGCTGCCCGAACAATACCAGAAAAAAATCCAGCTGGGGCCGATCGCGAACGAGATCAATTACCGCGAGCTGCGCAAAAAAGCGGCGAACGCCGGATCAGGGCTGAAACCCCCGCCCAAGCTGCCGCCGAAACTGTCGCCGTAAATCATGGACGCAACCCCCGACAATCAGGCCGATGGATTTAAACCCGGCGGCGGCGACGCACCGAAGGCATCGTTCAACGCGCCTGCATCGCTGCGCGGTGTCGGCGGGCCGAACGGTGATTTCTGGGCAAGCCTGCAGCAGGCCGCCGCGCTGAAACAGTGGCATAAACTGCAACGCCTGCTGAACGAAAATAAAAACACGCCCATCCCGCTCAACCCCGTCACCATCAACGTCTTCCGCCGCGCGGCGCAGGAAGGACAGGTAGCGATCGTGACCGAGCTTTTCGCGCGCGGTTTTTCGCTGCCCGCCGAAGACGCGGGCGACATCCTGGGGCAGCTCGTCGAACATCACGAAGATTCCATGCCCGTCGTGGGTTTCCTGATCCGCAACAACCATGCGCCCGCCGAAAAAGGCGTGCTGGCCGCCGCCGAAAAAGGCACGCCTTTGCAAATGCAGCAGCTGCAGGATGCGGGAGCGGATATCGACCTTGCTGGCCGCAGTTTTTCGGCGGCGTTTCATGCGGGCAATACAGCAATGATGAGCTATCTTTTTTCAAAAGACGCGCAAATCTATCACGCCTCTATCGCTTCGGCCCTCCACCGCCGCGAAGCGCATCCCGGCAGCCCGGTAACGCAGGCCGTGGTCGATCATTACAAGGACATCGTGAAACAGGATGCGCATGACTGGGAGCTTTATTACGCCTATGTCTGCCCCAACCATCCCGATATGGACGATTTGCG
This sequence is a window from Alphaproteobacteria bacterium. Protein-coding genes within it:
- a CDS encoding ankyrin repeat domain-containing protein; the protein is MTDNKKPSLADHHWRATLRSRGADQLNADMIAALEQNDAWRFKMLMQVPADWSRNDNILRTAVQHGRMEMFREMVKTDSEWSDKTNLQRLGEDAAIAGDVGFLKFFIEECALDVHYYNEEMLRTAVKNGREDAVKYLLSKDADAAVWSNEPVRDAAESGNLPIVKILLDAGADINAHNYGGSVLSKAVQSGNLALVEFLLDKGADMQAHEYSGFIEAARSGAPEMLQLFLDRKIDANAHNGEAFVAALANKNFDTASLLLAHGADINAQNGRALRDAARDNEQETAEYLLQHRANPNVHEYRETPLVHAVRRHHGDMVKLLMKYGADHTVLQSEAWTVARRERNSGMVRAIVEGYRGQLADTRLKKFDEFNRTFPAAYTIDDLRNTKGPSGDTGLLIAAQTGKFADLVGRATSGRLTGDDLFHPDDRIDMVFSHLAQHKALQDFFHPSFWADRVYEVKEVVAMLPEQYQKKIQLGPIANEINYRELRKKAANAGSGLKPPPKLPPKLSP